From one Conyzicola nivalis genomic stretch:
- a CDS encoding ABC transporter permease: MAGAPPRATPPFFSRLSSNKLARFIIVRFLLIFPTIFILVSMVFFLMRTIGDPITASQGGRLSAADLAERIEAAGYNRPLFVQYFEYLGQIFTGNFGRTISDNRPVTEVLATYGAATLELVFYALIVAFIVGIPLGMVAAALRDKWPDAALRIFAILCYATPVFFAGLLLKLVFSVALGWLPVAGRASVRNELRLSNISDPTGIYILDAIRIGSPAVIGDVLSHAVLPGLALGLLTAGVFLRLTRTNVIGTLSMDYVDAARSRGVGEFRLTTNHALKPALIPIITVIGLQIALLLGGAVLTETTFEWQGLGFQLSRYLAARDFVAVQGIVALLAVIVAITNFIVDIVAALIDPRVRF; the protein is encoded by the coding sequence ATCGCCGGCGCTCCGCCCCGCGCAACTCCACCATTCTTCTCGCGGCTTTCCAGCAACAAGCTGGCCCGCTTCATCATCGTCAGGTTCCTCCTGATCTTCCCGACGATCTTCATCCTCGTCTCGATGGTGTTCTTCCTCATGCGCACGATCGGCGACCCGATCACCGCGTCGCAGGGCGGCAGGCTCTCCGCCGCCGACCTCGCCGAGCGCATCGAGGCCGCCGGCTACAACCGGCCCCTGTTCGTGCAGTACTTCGAGTACCTCGGCCAGATCTTCACCGGCAACTTCGGCAGGACCATCAGCGACAACCGCCCGGTCACCGAGGTCCTCGCCACCTACGGCGCCGCGACCCTCGAACTCGTCTTCTACGCATTGATCGTCGCGTTCATCGTCGGAATCCCGCTCGGCATGGTCGCCGCCGCGCTTCGCGACAAGTGGCCGGATGCCGCCCTCCGCATCTTCGCCATCCTCTGCTACGCGACCCCCGTGTTCTTCGCCGGCCTCCTGCTCAAGCTGGTGTTCTCGGTCGCGCTCGGCTGGCTCCCCGTCGCCGGGCGGGCTTCGGTGCGCAACGAGCTGCGGCTCAGCAACATCTCCGACCCCACCGGCATCTACATCCTCGACGCGATCCGCATCGGCAGCCCCGCTGTCATCGGCGACGTGCTGTCGCACGCCGTGCTGCCGGGTCTCGCGCTCGGTCTGCTCACCGCCGGCGTCTTCCTGCGCCTGACCCGCACCAACGTGATCGGCACGCTCTCGATGGACTACGTCGACGCCGCCCGTTCCCGGGGTGTCGGCGAGTTCCGGCTCACCACCAACCACGCGCTCAAGCCCGCCCTCATCCCGATCATCACCGTGATCGGCCTGCAGATCGCGCTGCTGCTCGGCGGCGCGGTGCTCACCGAGACCACCTTCGAATGGCAGGGACTCGGCTTCCAGCTGTCGCGCTACCTCGCGGCCCGCGACTTCGTGGCCGTGCAGGGCATCGTCGCGCTGCTCGCGGTCATCGTCGCCATCACCAACTTCATCGTCGACATCGTCGCCGCGCTGATCGACCCGCGAGTGAGGTTCTGA
- a CDS encoding ABC transporter substrate-binding protein — MAFASMKGRRAAGILAGTAAFALVLTGCATEEGGGESGDGAILVGTTEQVTALDPAGSYDNGSFGVQNQVFPFLMNTPLGSPDVEPDIAESAEFTAPTEYTVVLKEGLKFANGNDLTASDVKFTFDRQLAIADDNGPSSLLYNLESTEAVDETTVVFHLKAENDQIFPQILSSPAGPIVDEEVFSADSLTPDDEIVEGNAFAGQYSITSYDFNKTIEFTPNPEYKGLLGEAKNSSVILSYYTDSSNLKLNIQEGDIDVAFRSLSATDVEDLRGNDSVKVVDGPGGEIQYIVFNFDTMPFGAKTPEADPAKALAVRQATADLVDRQEIATQVFKETYTPLYSYVPDGLTGATESLKGLYGDGEGGPDAEKAAATLAAAGITTPVELSLQYVAERYGPSWGDAYALVKDQLESSGLFTVNIQPTEWVQYSKDRTADVYPSYQLGWFPDYSDADNYLTPFFLTENFLSNHYDNAEVNDMILEQASTVDPAARQALIEEIQDKVAADLSTVPLLQGAQLAVTGSTVEGLTLDASFKVRFAGLTKG; from the coding sequence ATGGCTTTCGCATCAATGAAGGGCAGGCGCGCGGCGGGAATTCTCGCCGGAACCGCAGCCTTCGCTCTCGTGCTCACCGGCTGTGCCACTGAAGAGGGCGGCGGGGAGTCCGGAGACGGCGCAATCCTCGTCGGAACCACCGAGCAGGTCACCGCGCTCGACCCCGCCGGTTCCTACGACAACGGCTCGTTCGGCGTCCAGAACCAGGTGTTCCCGTTCCTGATGAACACCCCGCTGGGCAGCCCCGATGTCGAGCCCGACATCGCCGAGTCCGCCGAGTTCACGGCGCCGACCGAGTACACGGTCGTGCTCAAGGAGGGCCTGAAGTTCGCCAACGGCAACGACCTCACCGCGTCCGACGTGAAGTTCACGTTCGACCGCCAGCTCGCGATCGCGGACGACAACGGCCCCTCGAGCCTGCTCTACAACCTCGAGAGCACCGAAGCCGTCGACGAGACCACCGTCGTCTTCCACCTCAAGGCCGAGAACGACCAGATCTTCCCGCAGATCCTGTCCAGCCCTGCTGGCCCGATCGTCGACGAAGAGGTCTTCTCCGCTGACTCGCTCACGCCCGACGACGAGATCGTCGAGGGCAACGCCTTCGCCGGCCAGTACTCGATCACGAGCTACGACTTCAACAAGACGATCGAGTTCACGCCGAACCCCGAGTACAAGGGACTCCTCGGCGAGGCCAAGAACTCCTCCGTCATCCTGAGCTACTACACGGACTCGTCCAACCTGAAGCTCAACATCCAGGAGGGTGACATCGACGTGGCGTTCCGCAGCCTGTCTGCGACCGACGTCGAAGACCTGCGCGGTAACGACTCGGTCAAGGTCGTCGACGGCCCCGGTGGAGAGATCCAGTACATCGTGTTCAACTTCGACACGATGCCCTTCGGAGCCAAGACCCCCGAGGCCGACCCGGCCAAGGCCCTCGCCGTTCGCCAGGCGACCGCCGACCTCGTCGACCGCCAGGAGATCGCGACCCAGGTCTTCAAGGAGACCTACACGCCGCTCTACTCCTACGTACCCGACGGCCTCACCGGTGCCACCGAGTCGCTCAAGGGACTCTACGGCGACGGCGAAGGCGGACCCGACGCGGAGAAGGCAGCAGCCACCCTCGCGGCAGCCGGCATCACCACCCCCGTCGAGCTCAGCCTGCAGTACGTCGCCGAGCGCTACGGCCCCTCGTGGGGCGACGCGTACGCGCTCGTCAAGGACCAGCTCGAGTCGAGCGGCCTGTTCACCGTGAACATCCAGCCGACCGAGTGGGTTCAGTACTCGAAGGACCGCACCGCCGACGTCTACCCGTCGTACCAGCTCGGCTGGTTCCCCGACTACTCCGACGCCGACAACTACCTCACCCCGTTCTTCCTCACCGAGAACTTCCTGTCGAACCACTACGACAACGCCGAAGTGAACGACATGATCCTGGAGCAGGCGAGCACCGTCGACCCCGCTGCACGCCAGGCCCTCATCGAGGAAATCCAGGACAAGGTGGCGGCCGATCTGTCGACCGTCCCGCTGCTCCAGGGCGCCCAGCTTGCCGTCACCGGCTCGACCGTCGAGGGTCTCACCCTCGACGCGTCGTTCAAGGTGCGTTTCGCTGGCCTGACCAAGGGCTAG
- the dnaG gene encoding DNA primase yields MAGLIRRSDIDEVRSRTNLADVVGDYVSLKNAGVGSMKGLCPFHEERSPSFHVRPQVGFYHCFGCGEGGDVYSFLQKMDHVSFSEAVELLAGRLGYELHYEDGGQASDHGNRARILSANQAAADFYVASLGSEEAEPGRRFLGERGFDQGAAERFGIGFAPRHGALGKHLKTLGYSDDELVVAGLLGRGERGDVYDRFRGRLVWPIRDTTGQTVGFGARKLLDDDQGPKYLNTPETPVYHKSQVLYGLDLAKKDISRGKQVVVVEGYTDVMACHLAGVTTAVATCGTSFGVDHIKMIRRVMGDVAGDVRSTGEVIFTFDPDAAGQKAASRAFDEEQRFSAQTFVAVAPDGLDPCDLRLHRGDDAVRRLVTTRKPMFEFMIRRVLDAHNLATVEGRVAALRATAPVVAGIRDEALEVGYVRQTAQWLGMELDEVRRAVSSARSSSGAEAKSPGDAHELDTSLSLMQLPTDPTTRLERDALMAMLQYPTDVGLDFIRRAAAVTFTDNTLAVVSDAIATSAEHWEAPDWLARVSDEVPLPFATLVKQLGVAPIPERPELIGAYCRDVVAGLIDRDLLRQKKDLLGALQRTDATVEVEKYGQIQRDLVRVEGERRALRAG; encoded by the coding sequence GTGGCAGGCCTGATCCGACGTAGCGACATCGACGAAGTCAGGTCGCGCACCAACCTCGCAGACGTCGTGGGTGACTACGTCAGCCTCAAGAACGCCGGCGTCGGATCGATGAAGGGCCTCTGCCCGTTCCACGAGGAGCGCAGCCCCAGCTTCCACGTGCGGCCCCAGGTCGGTTTCTACCACTGCTTCGGCTGCGGCGAGGGCGGCGACGTCTACTCGTTCCTGCAGAAGATGGACCACGTGTCGTTCTCCGAGGCTGTCGAGCTGCTCGCCGGCCGTCTCGGCTACGAACTGCACTACGAAGACGGCGGTCAGGCCAGCGACCACGGCAACCGGGCCCGCATCCTGAGCGCCAACCAGGCGGCAGCCGATTTCTACGTCGCCTCCCTCGGCAGCGAGGAGGCCGAGCCCGGCCGCCGGTTCCTCGGCGAACGCGGATTCGACCAGGGCGCCGCCGAGCGTTTCGGCATCGGCTTCGCCCCGCGCCACGGCGCCCTCGGCAAGCACCTCAAGACCCTCGGCTACAGCGACGACGAGCTCGTGGTGGCCGGCCTGCTCGGCCGCGGCGAGCGGGGCGACGTCTACGACCGGTTCCGCGGCCGGCTGGTCTGGCCCATCCGCGACACGACGGGGCAGACCGTCGGTTTCGGCGCGCGCAAGCTGCTCGACGACGACCAGGGCCCCAAGTACCTCAACACCCCCGAGACGCCGGTGTACCACAAGAGCCAGGTGCTCTACGGGCTCGACCTCGCCAAGAAGGACATCTCGCGCGGCAAGCAGGTCGTCGTTGTCGAGGGCTACACCGACGTGATGGCCTGCCACCTCGCCGGCGTTACCACCGCGGTCGCCACCTGTGGAACGAGCTTCGGCGTCGACCACATCAAGATGATCCGCCGGGTGATGGGCGACGTGGCCGGCGACGTGCGCAGCACCGGCGAGGTGATCTTCACCTTCGACCCCGACGCCGCGGGGCAGAAGGCCGCCAGCCGCGCCTTCGACGAGGAGCAGCGCTTCTCCGCCCAGACCTTCGTGGCCGTCGCCCCCGACGGGCTCGACCCGTGCGACCTGCGCCTCCACCGCGGCGACGACGCGGTGCGCCGGCTCGTCACCACGCGCAAGCCGATGTTCGAGTTCATGATCCGGCGCGTGCTCGACGCCCACAACCTCGCCACCGTCGAGGGACGCGTCGCCGCGCTGCGGGCGACCGCCCCCGTCGTCGCCGGCATCCGCGACGAGGCCCTCGAGGTCGGCTACGTGCGGCAGACGGCCCAGTGGTTGGGCATGGAGCTCGACGAGGTGCGCCGTGCCGTGTCATCCGCCCGCTCCTCCTCGGGCGCCGAGGCGAAGTCGCCCGGCGACGCCCACGAGCTCGACACCAGCCTCTCGCTCATGCAGCTTCCGACCGACCCGACCACGCGCCTCGAGCGTGACGCGCTGATGGCGATGCTGCAGTACCCCACCGACGTGGGCCTCGACTTCATCCGCCGCGCCGCCGCCGTCACCTTCACCGACAACACGCTCGCGGTCGTCAGCGACGCGATCGCGACGAGCGCCGAGCACTGGGAGGCGCCCGACTGGCTCGCGCGCGTCTCCGACGAGGTGCCCCTGCCGTTCGCCACCCTCGTGAAGCAGCTCGGCGTGGCGCCCATCCCCGAACGTCCGGAACTCATCGGCGCCTACTGCAGGGACGTGGTCGCCGGGCTCATCGACCGCGACCTGCTCCGCCAGAAGAAGGACCTTCTCGGGGCTTTGCAGAGAACGGATGCCACGGTGGAGGTCGAGAAATACGGCCAGATCCAGCGTGATCTGGTGCGCGTCGAGGGCGAGCGCCGGGCCCTCCGCGCGGGATAG
- a CDS encoding deoxyguanosinetriphosphate triphosphohydrolase, with protein sequence MARGDTGQYSEADAERWLPEEHSSRRSDFARDRARLLHSSALRRLAAKTQVLSPTQGLDFARNRLTHSLEVAQVGRELAESLGLDPDVVDTACLAHDIGHPPFGHNGEKALNDWAIDFGGFEGNAQTLRLLTRLEPKVFGRDGQSYGLNLTRASLDASTKYPWPASQGIPDPSGRSKFGFYDDDTAVFEWLRQGAPDRQRCIEAQVMDLSDDIAYSVHDFEDAVVGGFLDVPALGARADHDELVDSMFAWIGGEFDHDTLIAAFDRLDSLDYWLQSWSGSRMDLARLKNLTSQLIGRFAHEAVHATRAAHASGALIRFGADVVIPRDTQAEIAVLKGIVAANVMSTNARKPIYAEQRDILTDLANALLATEHRDLDAGFAADWHAASDDNARKRVIVDQVASLTDQSALAWHARLIGGPGVAAR encoded by the coding sequence GTGGCTAGGGGAGATACCGGGCAGTACAGCGAGGCCGACGCCGAGCGCTGGTTGCCCGAAGAGCACTCGAGCCGGCGCAGCGACTTCGCCCGCGACCGCGCGCGCCTGCTGCACTCGAGCGCGCTGCGGCGTCTCGCCGCCAAGACGCAGGTGCTCAGCCCGACGCAGGGACTCGACTTCGCACGCAACCGCCTGACGCACTCGCTCGAGGTGGCGCAGGTCGGCCGCGAGCTCGCCGAGAGCCTCGGCCTCGACCCCGACGTGGTCGACACAGCGTGCCTGGCGCACGACATCGGGCATCCGCCCTTCGGCCACAACGGTGAGAAGGCGCTCAACGACTGGGCGATCGACTTCGGCGGTTTCGAGGGCAACGCCCAGACGCTGCGGCTGCTGACCCGCCTCGAGCCCAAGGTCTTCGGCCGCGATGGCCAAAGCTACGGGCTCAACCTCACCCGCGCCTCGCTCGACGCCAGCACGAAGTACCCGTGGCCAGCGTCGCAGGGCATCCCCGACCCGAGCGGACGAAGCAAGTTCGGCTTCTACGACGACGACACCGCGGTGTTCGAGTGGTTGCGCCAGGGCGCACCCGACCGGCAGCGCTGCATCGAGGCCCAGGTCATGGACCTCTCCGACGACATCGCCTACTCGGTGCACGACTTCGAGGACGCCGTCGTCGGCGGGTTCCTCGACGTGCCCGCGCTCGGCGCCCGGGCCGACCACGACGAGCTGGTCGACTCGATGTTCGCGTGGATCGGCGGGGAATTCGACCACGACACCCTCATCGCGGCGTTCGACCGGCTCGACAGCCTGGACTACTGGCTGCAGTCGTGGAGCGGCTCGCGCATGGACCTCGCGCGCCTGAAGAACCTGACCAGCCAGCTGATCGGACGCTTCGCCCACGAGGCAGTGCACGCCACCCGTGCCGCCCACGCCTCGGGAGCGCTCATCCGGTTCGGCGCCGACGTCGTGATCCCGCGCGACACCCAGGCCGAGATCGCCGTGCTCAAGGGGATCGTGGCGGCGAACGTGATGTCGACGAACGCCCGCAAGCCGATTTACGCGGAGCAGCGTGACATCCTGACCGACCTCGCGAACGCTCTCTTGGCGACCGAACACCGCGACCTCGACGCCGGTTTCGCGGCCGACTGGCACGCGGCGTCCGACGACAACGCCCGCAAGCGCGTGATCGTCGACCAGGTCGCGTCGCTCACCGACCAGTCCGCCCTGGCCTGGCACGCCCGCCTCATAGGCGGACCCGGCGTGGCAGCGCGCTGA
- the dusB gene encoding tRNA dihydrouridine synthase DusB has protein sequence MTAVTATLPTLQIGPIALDVPVVLAPMAGITNTAFRRLCREYGAGLYVSEMITSRALVERTPESMRLIKHHESESTRSIQLYGVDPTTVSEAVTMLVAEDRADHIDLNFGCPVPKVTRKGGGAALPWKQDLFRDIVEGAVKAAGDIPLTIKMRKGIDDDHLTYIEAAKAAQGAGVASIALHARTAADFYSGQADWSAIAKLKQTITDVPVLGNGDIWSAEDAIRMVAETGCDGVVVGRGCLGRPWLFGDLAAAFRGEKLQAQPTLGEAARAYRRHAELLIEFYDGEEARACRDMRKHVAWYFKGYPVGGETRAALAMSSSVQEIDDLIATLDFDQPYPGKEAEGPRGRAGSPKKPSLPYGWLDSRNLDESFRTELIEAELHNSGG, from the coding sequence ATGACCGCCGTGACCGCCACACTTCCTACCCTACAGATCGGGCCCATCGCCCTTGACGTACCGGTCGTGCTCGCACCGATGGCCGGCATCACGAACACCGCGTTCCGCAGGCTCTGCCGCGAATACGGCGCCGGCCTCTACGTCTCCGAGATGATCACGAGCCGTGCGCTCGTCGAACGCACGCCCGAGAGCATGCGCCTCATCAAGCACCACGAGTCGGAGTCGACCCGCAGCATCCAGCTCTACGGTGTCGACCCGACGACGGTCTCCGAGGCCGTCACGATGCTCGTCGCCGAGGACCGCGCCGACCACATCGACCTGAATTTCGGATGCCCCGTGCCGAAAGTCACGCGCAAGGGCGGGGGAGCGGCGCTCCCCTGGAAGCAAGACCTCTTCCGCGACATCGTCGAGGGCGCCGTGAAGGCGGCGGGCGACATCCCGCTCACGATCAAGATGCGCAAGGGCATCGACGACGACCACCTCACCTACATCGAGGCCGCGAAGGCGGCCCAGGGCGCCGGCGTCGCCAGCATCGCGCTGCACGCACGCACGGCCGCCGACTTCTACTCCGGCCAGGCCGACTGGAGCGCGATCGCCAAGCTCAAGCAGACCATCACCGACGTGCCCGTGCTCGGTAACGGCGACATCTGGAGCGCGGAAGACGCGATCCGCATGGTCGCAGAGACCGGATGCGACGGGGTCGTCGTCGGCCGCGGCTGCCTCGGTCGCCCGTGGCTGTTCGGTGATCTCGCCGCGGCGTTCCGCGGAGAAAAGCTGCAGGCCCAGCCGACGCTGGGCGAGGCCGCGCGCGCCTACCGCCGTCACGCCGAGCTGCTCATCGAGTTCTACGACGGCGAGGAGGCCCGGGCCTGCCGCGACATGCGCAAGCACGTGGCCTGGTATTTCAAGGGCTATCCGGTCGGCGGCGAGACCCGCGCGGCTCTGGCCATGTCGTCGAGCGTGCAGGAGATCGACGACCTCATCGCGACGCTCGACTTCGACCAGCCGTACCCGGGCAAGGAGGCCGAGGGCCCGCGCGGCCGTGCCGGCAGCCCCAAGAAGCCGAGCCTGCCGTACGGTTGGCTCGACAGCCGGAACCTCGATGAGAGCTTCCGCACCGAACTGATCGAGGCCGAATTGCACAACAGTGGTGGCTAG
- a CDS encoding aminoacyl-tRNA deacylase — MTGSERVASDAASRGIEVEFVERPAAGSLEEAAALMGLDPAGIVKTLVVKRHDGSYLFALVPGDRQISWPKLRAVVGVNKLRLPEASLALEATGYERGTITPLGSSTAWPVFADERIAGLRIAMGAGEHGMSAFVDADSLIAGFDATVADISD; from the coding sequence ATGACCGGTTCAGAACGAGTGGCTTCGGATGCTGCGAGCCGGGGTATCGAGGTGGAGTTCGTCGAACGTCCCGCGGCGGGTTCGCTCGAAGAGGCGGCCGCGCTGATGGGCCTCGACCCGGCCGGGATCGTGAAGACGCTCGTGGTGAAGCGGCACGATGGCAGCTACCTGTTCGCCCTCGTCCCGGGCGACCGGCAGATCTCGTGGCCGAAGCTGCGCGCCGTCGTCGGCGTCAACAAGCTGCGTCTGCCCGAGGCGTCGTTGGCGCTCGAGGCCACGGGCTACGAGCGCGGAACGATTACCCCGCTCGGCTCGTCGACCGCGTGGCCGGTGTTCGCCGACGAGCGCATCGCGGGCCTGCGCATCGCGATGGGGGCGGGCGAACACGGGATGAGCGCCTTCGTCGACGCGGACTCGCTCATCGCCGGCTTCGACGCGACGGTCGCCGACATCTCGGACTGA
- a CDS encoding DsbA family oxidoreductase, whose translation MSTPIKVDIWSDVQCPWCYIGKRKFEAGAAQFGGDVEVEYHSFELAPDTPVDFDGSPKDFLSQRKGIAPEQVDMMLDRVTGIAKSVGLDYDYDHVHQTNTIKAHELLHFAKSKGVQLEMKEALLKAYFVDGGHVGRIADLADVAAGVGLDRDEVVAVLEAQTYLADVKADVAQAQAYGIQGVPFFVIDGKYGVSGAQEAAAFADVLTQAQSERDAS comes from the coding sequence GTGAGTACTCCGATAAAGGTTGATATCTGGTCCGACGTTCAGTGCCCCTGGTGCTACATCGGTAAGCGCAAGTTCGAGGCCGGGGCCGCGCAGTTCGGCGGCGACGTCGAGGTGGAGTACCACTCCTTCGAGCTCGCCCCCGACACCCCGGTCGATTTCGACGGCTCGCCCAAGGACTTCCTCAGCCAGCGCAAGGGCATCGCGCCCGAGCAGGTCGACATGATGCTCGACCGCGTTACCGGCATCGCCAAGAGCGTCGGACTCGACTACGACTACGACCACGTGCACCAGACGAACACGATCAAGGCGCACGAGCTGCTGCACTTCGCGAAGAGCAAGGGCGTGCAGCTCGAGATGAAGGAAGCGCTGCTCAAGGCCTACTTCGTCGACGGCGGCCACGTGGGCCGCATCGCCGATCTCGCCGACGTCGCGGCGGGCGTCGGCCTCGACCGTGACGAGGTCGTCGCGGTGCTCGAGGCGCAGACCTACCTCGCAGACGTGAAGGCGGATGTCGCGCAGGCCCAGGCTTACGGCATCCAGGGCGTTCCGTTCTTCGTGATCGACGGGAAGTACGGTGTCTCCGGCGCGCAAGAGGCCGCGGCGTTTGCCGATGTGCTGACCCAGGCCCAGTCCGAGCGGGACGCATCATGA
- a CDS encoding glycyl-tRNA synthetase, which produces MANIAALVERLGGMAQKQQLVALGARDLDLTLAVRRGEVIRARQGWYTTLPEGDPRVRAVRVGGRLTGISAVIAAGGWVLGRHPLHVSVHENAARLRTPSNRFVLLAKRHVRGLVLHWDESDVARRGTATSVDLRDALVRVVLDEEFETAVAALDWALHTGRIDRMDFERIFVHLPWNRRAIRNWVDARCESLPESLARTRFRMLGHEVDIQVRLGDLERIDLVVDDVVGVETDGREFHENRFEQDRTKDLDITIAGMHPVRPSANMVFREWDRIVLAVERAIAARAPACSCGNSGTRVAHPPKKPVFPARSAWRKPAIPEFPKQPGNRGTGGALALG; this is translated from the coding sequence ATGGCGAACATCGCGGCACTCGTCGAGCGGCTCGGCGGCATGGCCCAGAAACAGCAGCTCGTGGCGCTCGGCGCCCGCGACCTTGACCTCACGCTCGCGGTGCGGCGCGGGGAGGTGATCCGGGCACGGCAGGGCTGGTACACGACGCTGCCCGAGGGCGATCCTCGGGTGCGCGCCGTGCGCGTCGGCGGGAGGCTGACCGGCATCTCCGCCGTGATCGCGGCCGGCGGGTGGGTGTTGGGCAGACATCCGTTACACGTGTCGGTGCACGAAAACGCTGCGCGGTTGCGCACGCCCTCCAACCGGTTCGTCCTGCTCGCGAAGCGGCACGTGAGAGGTCTGGTGCTGCACTGGGACGAGTCCGACGTAGCGCGGCGGGGCACGGCGACGAGTGTCGACCTGCGCGACGCCCTCGTGCGGGTGGTGCTCGACGAGGAGTTCGAGACGGCCGTGGCGGCGCTCGACTGGGCGCTGCACACCGGCCGCATCGACCGGATGGACTTCGAGCGGATCTTCGTGCACCTGCCATGGAACCGGCGCGCGATCAGAAACTGGGTGGACGCTCGGTGCGAGAGCCTGCCGGAAAGCCTCGCGCGCACGCGGTTCCGGATGCTCGGACACGAGGTCGATATCCAGGTGCGACTGGGCGACCTCGAACGCATCGACCTCGTGGTCGACGATGTCGTGGGCGTCGAGACCGACGGGCGCGAGTTCCACGAGAACCGCTTCGAGCAAGACCGCACGAAAGACCTCGACATCACGATCGCCGGCATGCACCCGGTGCGGCCGAGCGCCAACATGGTCTTCCGCGAGTGGGACCGCATCGTGCTCGCGGTCGAGCGCGCCATCGCCGCCCGGGCACCCGCCTGCTCGTGCGGAAATTCAGGAACTCGCGTCGCGCATCCGCCTAAAAAGCCCGTATTTCCGGCCCGCAGCGCCTGGCGAAAACCCGCGATTCCTGAATTTCCGAAACAACCGGGGAATAGGGGGACGGGCGGTGCGTTGGCTCTGGGGTGA